The Pseudorasbora parva isolate DD20220531a chromosome 16, ASM2467924v1, whole genome shotgun sequence genome includes a region encoding these proteins:
- the LOC137043199 gene encoding uncharacterized protein encodes MCVHLFSATSSPSCASNALRRTAEDAASKSTPEATQTVLKNFYVDDCLKSVATEEKAVALVREVMKLCSSGGFHLTKWVSNSRALLGSIPDHERAAEVKDLDLEHDELPVERALGMQWCTSSDSFRFKINLPDKPCTRWGILSVVSSVYDPMGFLAPLLLPIKLILRDLCQEKKGWDEEIDEKLCRTWMKWLTDLDKLSELSLDRCFKPSAFGPTNAAQIHNFSDASQDGYGVVSYLLLTNDRGEKHVSFLMGKSRVAPLKQITIPRMELTAAMVAVKIDRMLKEELEVPLMESVFWTDSTTVLKYIENDALRFKTFVANRVSFIREATASFQWKYVNTSQNPADQASRGLKIQSFMESKSWFQGPSFLRKEVEWPEQPEQCPYLAEDDVEVKTSVAVSCTNLNECIAQ; translated from the coding sequence atgtgtgtgcatttgttcAGTGCAACATCATCCCCTAGTTGTGCGTCAAATGCATTAAGAAGAACAGCGGAAGATGCAGCATCAAAAAGTACCCCAGAAGCCACTCAGACAGTCCTCAAGAACTTCTATGTGGACGACTGTTTGAAGTCAGTAGCCACAGAAGAGAAAGCCGTTGCTCTTGTGAGGGAGGTGATGAAGTTGTGCTCCAGTGGTGGTTTTCATTTGACCAAGTGGGTTAGCAACAGCAGAGCCCTGCTGGGCTCCATTCCTGACCATGAACGAGCTGCGGAAGTCAAAGACCTCGATTTGGAACATGATGAGTTACCAGTGGAACGGGCATTAGGCATGCAGTGGTGCACAAGTTCTGACAGCTTCAGGTTCAAAATAAATCTACCGGACAAGCCATGCACAAGATGGGGCATTTTATCTGTAGTCAGTTCGGTGTATGACCCAATGGGTTTTTTGGCACCACTCCTACTACCTATCAAGCTAATTTTAAGAGATCTCTGCCAAGAGAAGAAAGGTTGGGATGAAGAGATTGATGAAAAATTATGCCGGACATGGATGAAGTGGCTGACGGACTTAGACAAACTTTCAGAACTCAGTCTAGACAGATGTTTCAAACCCTCTGCATTTGGGCCCACGAACGCTGCTCAAATTCACAATTTCTCAGACGCTAGCCAAGATGGATATGGTGTTGTGTCGTATCTCTTGCTGACAAATGACCGAGGTGAGAAACATGTATCATTCTTGATGGGAAAGTCCAGAGTCGCTCCACTCAAACAGATCACAATCCCAAGAATGGAGTTGACAGCAGCAATGGTTGCAGTCAAGATCGATCGGATGTTGAAAGAAGAACTTGAAGTTCCCCTGATGGAGTCGGTCTTCTGGACGGATAGTACAACAGTACTAAAGTACATTGAAAATGATGCCCTTCGCTTCAAGACATTTGTAGCCAACCGAGTCTCTTTTATTAGAGAAGCAACTGCATCTTTTCAGTGGAAGTATGTCAACACCTCACAAAACCCAGCCGATCAGGCTTCAAGAGGTTTGAAGATCCAGAGCTTCATGGAAAGTAAAAGCTGGTTTCAGGGGCCTAGTTTTCTGCGAAAGGAAGTTGAATGGCCTGAACAACCTGAACAATGTCCTTACCTTGCTGAAGATGATGTTGAAGTGAAGACATCCGTTGCAGTGTCATGCACAAACTTGAACGAGTGCATAGCCCAGTGA